From Zingiber officinale cultivar Zhangliang chromosome 5B, Zo_v1.1, whole genome shotgun sequence, the proteins below share one genomic window:
- the LOC121984947 gene encoding probable plastid-lipid-associated protein 3, chloroplastic: MAALLPSSLLSLSSSAAASPNSGGSLRLLPFLFRPTLSFVSLSASAQIRRPSSVSTRAGKGRDPRIPDEWGEKTEPEAERPSAPDPPVDEDEWGAEPGPPKDAAVGTTDEWGEKAEPEVEAPYPADPSRDEDEWGAEAGFLSGNGTPVPEDDKLGDLKRCLVDSLYGMELGLRATLEDRAEILELVNQLEAANPTKAPTEAPELLDGNWILLYTAFSELLPLLAVGATPLLKVKTISQVIDSKTLEIVNATTLSSPFATFSFSATASFEVQTSSRVQVQFKEGVFQPPEISSSLDLPETVDIFGQKIDLKPVQQTLNPIQEAAANITRSISGQPPLKVPLPGNGAASWLLITYLDHDFRISRGDGGLFILAKEGSPLLDLLS, from the exons ATGGCGGCGCTCCTGCCTTCCTCGCTGCTATCGCTCTCCTCCTCAGCCGCGGCCTCTCCGAACTCTGGCGGCTCCCTTCGCCTACTCCCTTTCCTCTTCCGACCGACCCTCTCCTTTGTTTCTCTCTCCGCCTCCGCACAAATTCGTCGGCCCTCCTCTGTCTCCACCCGAGCGGGAAAAGGCCGGGATCCCCGAATCCCCGACGAATGGGGGGAAAAGACGGAACCTGAAGCCGAGCGGCCTTCTGCCCCGGATCCTCCCGTGGACGAGGACGAGTGGGGCGCCGAACCGGGGCCCCCGAAGGACGCTGCGGTAGGCACCACCGACGAGTGGGGAGAGAAGGCGGAGCCCGAGGTGGAGGCGCCGTATCCGGCGGATCCTTCTAGGGATGAGGACGAATGGGGCGCGGAAGCAGGCTTTCTGTCGGGGAATGGAACCCCTGTGCCGGAGGATGATAAGCTCGGGGACTTAAAGCGGTGCCTTGTGGACTCGTTGTACGGCATGGAATTGGGGCTCAGAGCAACGCTTGAAGATAGAGCCGAGATCTTGGAGTTGGTCAACCAGCTCGAGGCCGCCAATCCCACTAAGGCTCCGACTGAGGCACCGGAGCTTCTTGATGGAAATTGGATTTTATT GTATACAGCATTTTCGGAGCTTTTACCTCTTTTAGCAGTTGGAGCAACACCCTTGTTGAAAGTAAAAACGATATCTCAAGTTATTGACAGTAAGACACTTGAAATCGTAAATGCCACAACTCTCTCCAGCCCATTTGCCACCTTCTCTTTCAGTGCTACTGCATCTTTTGAGGTTCAAACTTCATCCAGAGTACAG GTTCAGTTCAAGGAAGGAGTCTTTCAGCCTCCAGAGATATCATCATCATTGGACTTACCAGAAACAGTAGATATATTTGGCCAGAAGATTGACCTGAAACCTGTTCAACAGACACTGAACCCCATACAAGAGGCCGCTGCAAACATAACTCGTTCCATCTCTGGCCAGCCACCTCTCAAAGTTCCACTGCCTGGAAACGGAGCTGCGTCATGGCTTCTGATAACGTACCTCGATCACGATTTTAGAATCTCAAGAGGCGATGGGGGTTTGTTTATTCTCGCAAAAGAGGGAAGCCCTTTGCTGGATTTACTATCCTAA